A single genomic interval of Paralichthys olivaceus isolate ysfri-2021 chromosome 7, ASM2471397v2, whole genome shotgun sequence harbors:
- the LOC109624512 gene encoding sodium/potassium/calcium exchanger 1-like: MNCATGKTLKLSWVVILLSGVFLYQLTTSARLYRPQIGEDFSSSEAQALEEPATATHELEPTDQYTTEVHVVKHLDTTTSHLKASTSTEFPPLTTTNQTIVHCIFMAPEPPPETPTPAPAPPEAPHIKGEYPEDVFTIEDRRRGWVALHIFGMIYMFVSLAIVCDEFFVPALEVITDKLAISDDVAGATFMAAGRSAPKFFAYLIGVFIDHSNVGIGTIVGSAVFNILFVIGMCALLSREVLHLTWWPLFRDVSFYILDLILLIIFFLDNVIMWWESMMLVTSYSLYVIFMKFNVQLEQAFKSQLHKHKNIVKVIAVEEPDKVDMSAGEGGSKDVKDSDSNDEDKNDCDHSSKSENDHENEVMGKEEENEDKPLTLEWPDTRRKQATYLFLLPIVFPLRLTVPDVRKQKSRKFFAVTFLGSILWIAVFSYLIVWWAHRIGETIGISHQTLIILASETSAPDLITSMIVARKGRGDMAVSGSLGSNIFDITVSLPVPWLVLSSIHSLAPVAVSSKGLLRAVTLLLLMLLFVVFIASCKWRMNKMLGFIMLLLYFIFLMFHFMVQ; the protein is encoded by the exons ATGAATTGTGCAACGGGGAAGACACTGAAGTTGAGCTGGGTTGTGATTCTCCTCTCTGGGGTTTTCCTCTACCAGCTGACCACCAGTGCCAGACTCTACAGGCCTCAGATTGGAGAGGACTTCAGTTCATCAGAGGCACAGGCGCTGGAGGAACCTGCAACTGCAACTCATGAATTAGAGCCCACAGATCAATATACAACTGAGGTGCATGTGGTGAAACATCTGGATACAACAACATCACATTTGAAAGCATCCACCTCCACTGAATTTCCACCACTGACAACCACAAACCAGACTATTGTGCACTGCATCTTCATGGCCCCTGAGCCTCCACCAGAGACCCCCAcaccagctccagctcctcctgaggCTCCACATATTAAAGGAGAATACCCTGAAGATGTTTTTACTATAGAAGACCGCAGACGAGGCTGGGTGGCCCTCCACATATTTGGGATGAtttacatgtttgtgtcactTGCAATTGTGTGTGATGAGTTCTTTGTTCCTGCTCTGGAGGTAATCACGGACAAGTTAGCCATTTCTGACGATGTGGCAGGAGCCACCTTCATGGCGGCTGgaagatctgcaccaaagttttTTGCCTACCTCATAGGGGTCTTCATCGACCACAGCAACGTGGGCATTGGCACGATAGTTGGCTCAgcagttttcaacattttgttcgTGATTGGAATGTGCGCTTTGTTGTCTCGGGAGGTGCTTCATCTCACCTGGTGGCCACTCTTCAGAGATGTGTCCTTCTACATACTCGACCTGATCTTACTCATCATCTTCTTCCTGGATAATGTCATAATGTGGTGGGAGAGCATGATGCTGGTGACCAGTTACTCTCTCTATGTGATCTTCATGAAGTTTAATGTGCAATTAGAACAGGCTTTCAAGAGCCAACTCCACAAACACAAGAACATCGTCAAAGTCATTGCTGTGGAGGAACCTGACAAG GTGGACATGTCTGCAGGAGAGGGTGGGTCAAAAGACGTGAAAGACTCTGACAGTAATGATGAAGATAAAAATGATTGCGATCATTccagtaaaagtgaaaatgatcaTGAGAATGAAGTGAtggggaaagaagaggagaatgaggaTAAACCTCTGACTTTAGAGTGGCCTGACACACGACGTAAACAAGCCACCTACCTCTTCTTGCTGCCCATAGTCTTCCCTCTGCGGCTCACAGTTCCTGATGTTCGCAAACAG AAATCCAGAAAGTTCTTTGCAGTCACCTTTCTGGGCTCCATTCTGTGGATTGCTGTCTTCTCCTACCTCATAGTGTGGTGGGCACATCGG ATAGGTGAAACCATCGGCATCTCACATCAGACTCTGATCATCCTGGCCTCAGAGACGTCCGCCCCCGACCTCATTACCAGCATGATAGTTGCACGTAAAGGTCGTGGGGACATGGCTGTGTCTGGCTCTCTGGGCAGTAACATCTTTGACATCACTGTGAG TCTGCCAGTCCCATGGCTCGTGCTCTCATCCATCCACAGTTTAGCTCCAGTGGCCGTCAGCAGCAAAGGGCTCTTACGTGCCGTcacgctcctcctcctcatgctcCTCTTTGTTGTCTTCATTGCGTCGTGCAAGTGGAGGATGAATAAGATGCTGGGTTTCATCATGCTCCTGCTCTACTTCATCTTCCTGATGTTTCATTTCATGGTTCAGTAG
- the LOC109624251 gene encoding sodium/potassium/calcium exchanger 1, whose translation MHCTRRKRLQLSRVVFLLSGVFLCTLYQLTISARLYEPPPMPQIGDNFGEGSTEGGDEATLETQALEEPPTATHELEPTDQTTTEVHVVKHLDTTTSDLKASTPTEYPTLTTTNRTFVHCIFVAPEPPPETPTPAPAPPLTTITPASPGEAPHIKGEYPEDVFTIEDRRRGWVALHIFGMIYMFVSLAIVCDEFFVPALGVITDKLAISDDVAGATFMAAGGSAPELFTSLIGVFIAHSNVGIGTIVGSAVFNILFVIGMCALLSREVLHLTWWPLFRDVSFYILDLILLIIFFLDNVIMWWESMMLVTSYSLYVIFMKFNVQLEQAFKSQLHKHKNIVKIIAVEEPDKTNGDDEDNAPPAQQDKNRLKLKPSLQRGGSSASLHNSTMRNTIFQLMIHTLDPLGEGKFMDKAEILNNVACRKAESKTQDKSEDGGGKAEQTKEPEAVEKKEQTEDKKEDVPAGDDGSGGSEDSDSDENCSDEDSDESSEDEDDDEEEDENEDEPLSLEWPDTRHKQATYLFLLPIVFPLWLTVPDVRNQKSRKFFVITFLGSILWIAIFSYLMVWWAHQVGETIGISEEIMGLTILAAGTSIPDLITSVIVARKGLGDMAVSSSVGSNIFDITVGLPVPWLLFSSMHGFAPVAVSSNGLFCAIVLLFLMLLFVIISIASCKWKMNKVLGFTMFLLYFIFLVLSVMLEDRIIICPVSI comes from the exons ATGCATTGTACAAGAAGGAAGAGGCTGCAGCTGAGCCGggttgtgtttctcctctctggGGTTTTCCTCTGCACCCTCTACCAGCTGACCATCAGTGCCAGACTGTACGAGCCTCCACCGATGCCTCAGATTGGAGACAACTTTGGAGAAGGTTCAACAGAGGGGGGTGATGAGGCTACATTGGAGACTCAGGCACTGGAGGAACCTCCCACTGCAACTCATGAATTAGAGCCAACAGATCAGACGACGACTGAGGTGCATGTAGTGAAACATCTGGATACAACAACGTCAGATTTGAAAGCATCCACCCCCACTGAATATCCAACACTGACAACCACAAACCGGACTTTTGTGCACTGCATCTTCGTGGCCCCTGAGCCTCCACCAGAGACCCCCAcaccagctccagctcctcctttaACCACCATCACTCCAGCTTCTCCTGGTGAGGCTCCACATATTAAAGGAGAATACCCTGAAGATGTTTTTACTATAGAAGACCGCAGACGAGGCTGGGTGGCCCTCCACATATTTGGGATGAtttacatgtttgtgtcactTGCAATTGTGTGTGATGAGTTCTTTGTTCCTGCTCTGGGGGTAATCACGGACAAGTTAGCCATTTCTGACGATGTGGCAGGAGCCACCTTCATGGCGGCTGGAGGATCTGCCCCCGAGCTTTTCACCTCCTTGATAGGGGTCTTCATCGCCCACAGCAACGTGGGCATTGGCACGATAGTTGGCTCAgcagttttcaacattttgttcgTGATTGGAATGTGCGCTTTGTTGTCTCGGGAGGTGCTTCATCTCACCTGGTGGCCACTCTTCAGAGACGTGTCCTTCTACATACTCGACCTGATCTTACTCATCATCTTCTTCCTGGATAATGTCATAATGTGGTGGGAGAGCATGATGCTGGTGACCAGTTACTCTCTCTATGTGATCTTCATGAAGTTTAATGTGCAATTAGAACAGGCCTTCAAGAGCCAACTCCACAAACACAAGAATATCGTCAAAATCATTGCTGTGGAAGAACCTGACAAG ACAAATGGGGACGATGAAGACAATGCTCCTCCTGCTCAACAGGACAAGAACCGGTTAAAG TTGAAGCCGTCCCTTCAGCGAGGGGGAAGTTCCGCTTCCTTACACAACAGCACCATGAGAAACACCATCTTCCAACTCATGATTCACACGTTAGACCCTCTAGGAGAGG GGAAATTTATGGATAAGGCTGAGATTCTGAATAATGTGGCTTGCCGGAAGGCAGAGAGCAAAACTCAAGACAAAAGTGAAG ATGGTGGAGGAAAAGCTGAGCAGACCAAGGAGCCAGAGGCTGTCGAGAAGAAGGAGCAGACGGAGGACAAGAAG GAGGATGTGCCGGCAGGAGATGATGGGTCAGGGGGATCAGAGGACTCTGACAGTGATGAGAATTGCAGCGATGAAGACAGCGATGAGTCcagtgaagatgaggatgatgatgaagaggaagatgagaacGAGGATGAGCCTCTGTCTTTAGAGTGGCCTGACACACGACATAAACAAGCCACCTACCTCTTCCTGCTGCCCATAGTCTTCCCTCTGTGGCTCACAGTTCCTGATGTTCGCAACCAG AAATCCAGAAAATTCTTTGTGATCACCTTTCTGGGCTCCATTCTGTGGATCGCTATCTTCTCCTACCTCATGGTGTGGTGGGCCCATCAG GTGGGTGAGACCATCGGCATCTCAGAGGAGATCATGGGCCTTACTATCTTGGCTGCAGGGACGTCAATCCCCGACCTTATAACCAGTGTGATTGTGGCACGTAAAGGCCTGGGGGACATGGCCGTGTCCAGCTCTGTGGGCAGTAACATCTTTGACATCACTGTTGG GCTTCCAGTCCCGTGGCTCCTGTTCTCATCCATGCACGGTTTCGCCCCTGTGGCCGTCAGCAGCAATGGGCTCTTCTGTGCCATcgtgctcctcttcctcatgctGCTCTTTGTCATCATCTCCATTGCTTCCTGTAAGTGGAAGATGAATAAGGTGCTGGGTTTCACCATGTTCCTGCTCTACTTTATCTTCCTGGTGCTCAGCGTGATGCTGGAGGATCGAATCATCATCTGCCCTGTCTCCATCTGA